In one window of Methanolobus mangrovi DNA:
- a CDS encoding phenylacetate--CoA ligase family protein, which produces MNYWQPKYETMKKEELAELQLKRLKKTAAAVYNNVPFYKEKFKQLGITPDDIRSLDDISKLPTTRKTDLRDNYPFGLFAVPKKDVVRIHASSGTSGKPTVVGYTKNDIENWSDLMARNLTMAGLDKNDVFQNAVNYGLFTGGLGFHYGVERMGAMTVPSGTGNTCRQLEMMMDFGVTAIHCTPSYALYLAETAREMDIVDKLSLRVGCFGAEPWSSNTRKQLENALNIKAYDSYGLSELMGPGVAFECEEQDGLHVWSDHFYVEVLDENGEQVAEGEKGELVLTSLTKEALPIIRYRTGDITRLLESECSCGRTTPRISRLLGRADDMLIVRGINVFPSQIEDVIVNIPEVTEHFQVILDRNVKMLDEITVKVELEENAFTGELKDLAAVRRHVENELKGVLNIRTNVELVEKGTIPRSEGKSKKVIDRRNAL; this is translated from the coding sequence ATGAATTACTGGCAGCCAAAATACGAAACGATGAAAAAGGAAGAACTTGCCGAACTACAACTAAAACGCTTAAAGAAGACGGCTGCAGCGGTCTATAATAATGTTCCCTTTTATAAAGAAAAATTCAAGCAGCTTGGCATCACCCCGGATGATATAAGATCGCTGGATGATATCAGCAAGTTACCTACCACAAGAAAGACAGATCTTCGGGACAATTATCCCTTTGGACTCTTTGCTGTTCCAAAAAAGGATGTTGTGAGAATACACGCTTCTTCAGGTACAAGCGGAAAACCAACTGTTGTCGGTTACACTAAGAACGATATAGAGAACTGGTCAGACCTTATGGCAAGGAACCTTACAATGGCCGGTCTTGACAAGAATGATGTTTTCCAGAATGCTGTGAACTACGGACTTTTCACAGGTGGTCTTGGTTTCCACTACGGCGTGGAACGCATGGGTGCCATGACAGTTCCAAGTGGCACAGGCAATACCTGCCGGCAACTTGAAATGATGATGGATTTCGGTGTCACTGCAATTCATTGTACTCCTTCTTATGCTCTTTATCTTGCAGAAACTGCAAGGGAAATGGATATTGTTGACAAACTTTCTCTGAGAGTTGGTTGTTTTGGTGCAGAACCCTGGTCATCCAATACAAGAAAACAGCTTGAGAATGCCTTGAATATCAAGGCATACGATTCCTATGGTCTTTCGGAGCTTATGGGTCCGGGAGTTGCTTTTGAATGTGAGGAGCAGGATGGTCTTCACGTATGGAGTGATCACTTCTATGTAGAAGTACTTGATGAGAATGGAGAGCAGGTCGCAGAAGGCGAGAAGGGAGAACTTGTACTCACGTCACTTACAAAGGAAGCACTTCCAATTATAAGATACAGGACCGGAGACATCACAAGATTACTTGAAAGTGAGTGTTCATGTGGTCGAACAACGCCTCGTATATCAAGACTTCTCGGAAGAGCCGATGATATGCTTATTGTCAGGGGTATAAACGTATTCCCTTCACAGATCGAAGATGTCATAGTCAATATTCCTGAAGTAACAGAGCATTTCCAGGTCATCCTTGACAGGAATGTAAAGATGCTTGATGAGATCACGGTAAAGGTGGAACTCGAGGAAAATGCATTCACCGGTGAACTGAAGGACCTTGCCGCTGTGCGCAGGCATGTGGAGAATGAGCTAAAAGGCGTACTCAATATAAGGACAAATGTGGAACTTGTCGAGAAGGGTACTATTCCACGTTCAGAGGGTAAGTCAAAGAAGGTCATTGACAGAAGAAATGCTCTTTAA